Proteins co-encoded in one Fusarium musae strain F31 chromosome 3, whole genome shotgun sequence genomic window:
- a CDS encoding hypothetical protein (EggNog:ENOG41) has protein sequence MNCASVVVEYFTIAKVYYQVPELQQPKTTPPIIPQNEEQQTRQNAWMSFKKAIQKTFSDLRLYFTHPAFAPSFSIALLYCTVLSFGGVMVTYLLASGYTSAQIAAMRTVSVTLEVLATWIGPWLMKRIGPVRAGLWFLSWELGCLAVGVSIFWRYADNVLVSTLGLVCGSMLSRIGLWGVDLSGQVIVQEEVEAEKRGAFSAVEASWQNVFEMCSYTSTIIFSSPSQFHNPTALSVTAVFFAWLLYSSFVKKRRGHLVHWPTCMSPEKQQATIDELFESGPSRRREGL, from the exons ATGAACTGTGCTTCAGTTGTTGTTGAGTATTTCACCATTGCTAAA GTCTATTATCAAGTGCCAGAACTACAGCAGCCAAAGACTACGCCCCCTATTATACCACAGAATGAAGAACAGCAGACTCGTCAGAATGCCTGGATGTCatttaaaaaggctatacAGAAGACATTTAGCGATCTTCGACTTTACTTTACGCACCCTGCATTTGCACCCTCATTCTCAATAGCGCTTCTTTACTGTACAGTTTTGTCTTTTGGTGGAGTCATGGTTACATATTTGTTAGCGAGTGGATATACTTCAGCTCAGATTGCTGCAATGAGGACAGTCTCGGTTACTCTTGAGGTTCTCGCTACATGGATTGGTCCGTGGCTAATGAAGAGAATTGGACCTGTTCGTGCCGGTCTTTGGTTCCTCAGCTGGGAACTGGGGTGTTTGGCTGTCGGTGTATCGATATTCTGGCGATATGCTGACAACGTCCTGGTATCGACGCTGGGACTTGTCTGTGGTTCAATGTTGAGCCGGATCGGACTTTGGGGGGTAGATCTGTCTGGGCAGGTCATTGTTCAAGAG GAAGTTGAGGCAGAGAAACGAGGAGCCTTTTCTGCTGTGGAAGCAAGTTGGCAAAATGTGTTCGAGATGTGTTCATACACGTCGACAATCATATTCTCGTCACCCAGTCAGTTCCACAACCCAACAGCACTCAGCGTCACAGCTGTATTCTTCGCATGGCTCCTGTACAGCTCCTTTGTCAAGAAGCGACGAGGACATCTCGTCCACTGGCCTACCTGCATGTCTCCGGAGAAGCAGCAGGCAACGATCGACGAGCTGTTCGAGTCTGGGCCGTCGAGGCGAAGAGAGGGGCTCTGA
- a CDS encoding hypothetical protein (EggNog:ENOG41~MEROPS:MER0003297), translating to MNGATSSARAKRKAPGSPDEAPPSKKTINGKHSPNDNTPDIVEFDDHSDMTDELHPHAMYIGTPGSLGEWQDTIQKVVRNVVAIRFCQTCSFDTDSALTSEATGYVVDSEKGYILTNRHVVGAGPFWGHCVFDNHEEVDCYPVYRDPVHDFGILRYDPKAIKYMHIDGLELRPDLAKVGTEIRVVGNDAGEKLSILSGIISRLDRNAPEYGEGYSDFNTCYYQANAAASGGSSGSPVVNKDGCAVALQAGGRSDGASTDYFLPLDRPLRALQCIQNGKPVTRGDIQCQFLLKPFDECRRLGLSPQWEAAMREKFPEETNMLVAEIVLPRGPSDKKIEEGDVLIKINGELITQFIRLDDIMDSSVGETIKLHLQRGGQDVEVEIEVGDLHKITPDRFVSVAGASFHDLSYQQARLYAVAVQGVYVCESAGSFRFDNTDNGWIVQSIDHKKVPDLDTFIQVMKTIPDRARVVVTYKHLRDLHTLNTTVAYIDRHWAAKMKLAVRNDESGVWDFTDLGDPLPPVPPTRRSASFIELDHMPHQGIADLIRSFVHINCTMPLKLDGFPKNRRWGMGLVIDADKGLVLISRAIVPYDLCDITVTIADSIIVEGKVVFLHPLQNYAIIQYDPSLVDAPVMSARLSNEVLTQGAKTYFLGYNRIGRVVHGSTSVTEITAVAIPANSGAPRYRAVNVDAITIDSNLGSTCNSGVLVAPDGTVQALWLSYLGERSHHTSRDEEYYLGLGTKTLLPVVESVQKGINPKLRILSVEFRSVQMAQASVMGVSDEWIKKVTQTNRSHHQLFMVSKRTFERENHPVSLLEGDIILTLNGKICTTISDFDLMYSHELLDAVIVRECEEMHLQLPTVAADDMETNHAVSFCGAILHRPHQAVRQQISKLHSEVYVSSRIRGSPAYQYGVAPTNFITHVNGTPTPDLDSFIAATREIPDNTYFRLKAVTFDCVPWVITMKKNDHYFPTMEWIKDDKEACGWRRVTYEGNDVFKGEATDGVVPVAQDADME from the exons ATGAATGGCGCAACTTCTTCAGCCCGGGCTAAAAGAAAGGCCCCGGGCTCGCCAGACGAAGCTCCTCCTTCCAAAAAAACCATCAACGGAAAACATTCCCCAAACGATAACACACCAGACATTGTTGAATTTGACGATCACTCAGACATGACCGACGAACTTCACCCTCACGCTATGTATATTGGAACACCAGGGAGCTTAGGAGAGTGGCAGGATACAATCCAGAAGGTGGTGCGCAACGTTGTCGCCATCAGGTTCTGCCAGACCTGCTCTTTCGATACCGATTCTGCTTTGACCAGTGAAGCCACTGGCTATGTTGTTGACTCCGAGAAAGG ATACATCTTGACCAACCGTCACGTTGTCGGCGCCGGTCCCTTCTGGGGCCACTGTGTCTTCGACAACCACGAAGAAGTCGACTGTTACCCCGTCTACCGCGACCCCGTTCACGATTTTGGTATTCTACGATACGATCCCAAGGCGATCAAGTATATGCACATTGATGGCTTAGAGCTGCGACCCGACCTCGCAAAGG TTGGAACCGAGATTCGAGTCGTCGGTAACGATGCTGGCGAAAAGCTAAGTATCTTGTCAGGTATCATTAGTCGCCTGGATCGAAATGCCCCGGAATATGGCGAGGGATACAGCGATTTCAACACGTGCTACTACCAGGCCAACGCCGCTGCTAGTGGAGGAAGTTCCGGCAGTCCTGTCGTGAACAAAGACGGTTGCGCTGTCGCACTCCAAGCTGGCGGTCGTTCTGATGGAGCCTCGACAGATTATTTTCTACCATTGGATCGACCACTCCGTGCTTTGCAATGCATTCAGAACGGCAAGCCTGTCACACGTGGCGATATTCAGTGCCAGTTCCTTCTCAAGCCTTTTGATGAGTGCAGAAGGTTGGGATTAAGCCCTCAATGGGAGGCTGCCATGCGTGAGAAGTTTCCGGAGGAGACCAACATGCTTGTAGCTGAGATTGTCCTCCCCCGGGGCCCTTCagacaagaagatcgaggaAGGTGACGTTTTGATCAAGATCAACGGCGAACTTATCACCCAGTTTATTCGATTGGACGACATTATGGATTCGAGCGTTGGTGAAACCATCAAGCTACATCTGCAGCGTGGTGGACAGGACGTGGAAGTCGAGATTGAGGTTGGAGATCTTCACAAGATTACCCCTGACCGATTCGTTTCAGTGGCAGGCGCCAGCTTCCACGACTTGTCCTACCAGCAAGCAAGACTCTATGCCGTCGCTGTCCAGGGCGTCTACGTTTGCGAATCAGCTGGCTCATTCCGATTTGATAACACTGATAACGGCTGGATTGTTCAGAGTATTGACCACAAGAAGGTGCCAGACCTTGACACTTTCATCCAAGTAATGAAGACAATCCCAGATCGCGCGCGAGTTGTTGTCACTTACAAACACCTTCGTGACCTTCAcactctcaacaccaccgttGCCTACATTGACCGACACTGGGCGGCCAAGATGAAACTTGCTGTTCGAAACGATGAGTCGGGAGTTTGGGACTTCACTGACCTGGGAGACCCATTGCCTCCTGTTCCACCCACTCGACGATCCGCCTCTTTTATTGAACTGGACCACATGCCACACCAAGGCATTGCCGACCTCATCCGCAGTTTTGTACACATCAACTGCACTATGCCCTTGAAACTCGACGGTTTCCCTAAGAACCGCCGTTGGGGTATGGGTCTTGTAATTGATGCAGACAAGGGTCTCGTTCTGATCTCCAGGGCCATTGTCCCGTATGATCTTTGCGATATCACTGTCACTATTGCTGACTCCATCATTGTTGAAGGCAAGGTTGTCTTTCTACATCCCCTTCAGAACTACGCCATTATTCAGTACGATCCCTCACTCGTCGATGCGCCAGTCATGAGCGCTCGTCTGAGTAACGAGGTTCTCACTCAAGGCGCCAAGACCTATTTCCTCGGCTACAATAGGATTGGGCGCGTTGTTCATGGATCTACAAGTGTCACCGAGATCACTGCGGTGGCCATTCCCGCCAACTCGGGCGCCCCGCGCTATCGTGCTGTGAATGTTGATGCTATCACGATTGATAGCAACCTCGGTTCGACATGCAACAGTGGTGTTCTTGTCGCGCCGGACGGTACTGTCCAGGCTCTGTGGCTGTCGTATCTGGGAGAGCGTTCCCATCATACGTCACGCGACGAAGAGTACTACCTGGGCCTTGGCACCAAGACTCTGCTCCCTGTTGTAGAGTCAGTTCAGAAGGGCATCAACCCCAAGCTGCGTATCTTGTCCGTCGAGTTCAGATCAGTCCAGATGGCTCAGGCATCCGTCATGGGCGTCTCCGATGAGTGGATCAAGAAGGTTACCCAGACCAAccgatctcatcaccaactgtTCATGGTCAGCAAGCGAACTTTTGAGCGCGAGAACCACCCAGTATCTCTGCTCGAAGGAGATATCATCCTCACGCTGAACGGCAAGATTTGCACTACCATCTctgactttgacttgatgTACTCACATGAGTTGCTGGACGCGGTTATTGTGCGAGAGTGTGAGGAGATGCACCTACAACTTCCTACAGTGGCAGCAGACGACATGGAAACAAACCATGCCGTTTCTTTCTGTGGTGCCATCCTTCATAGACCCCACCAGGCTGTTCGACAACAGATCAGCAAGCTGCACAGTGAGGTCTACGTCTCTAGTCGAATTCGTGGATCGCCTGCCTATCAGTACGGTGTTGCACCAACCAACTTCATTACTCATGTGAATGGTACTCCTACACCCGATCTCGACTCTTTCATTGCCGCGACCCGAGAAATCCCCGACAATACTT ACTTCCGACTCAAAGCTGTAACCTTTGACTGTGTGCCGTGGGTGATCAcaatgaagaagaatgatCACTACTTCCCCACGATGGAATGGATCAAGGACGACAAGGAGGCTTGTGGATGGCGAAGAGTCACGTACGAAGGCAACGACGTGTTTAAAGGAGAGGCAACTGATGGTGTAGTACCGGTTGCACAGGATGCCGATATGGAGTAG
- a CDS encoding hypothetical protein (EggNog:ENOG41), whose translation MSDAAVKPNAWTDEAKNELLLRIIAQLKPEGKSINWSEINMEGRTVKSLQNQWTFFNKKIEAFKAQSTDGSSPSTPAKKVTPRKRVPKPKKGGSDEEDAYETPKVTPRKRRAPKTPDSESKAVKKELSDATVKDEEMDDDGNVTGEI comes from the exons ATGTCTGACGCTGCTGTGAAGCCCAACGCCTGGACCGATGAGGCGAAG AACGAGCTTCTTCTGCGTATCATCGCCCAGTTGAAGCCCGAGGGCAAGTCCATCAACTGGTCGGAGATCAACATGGAGGGGCGCACCGTCAAGAGTCTCCAGAATCAGTGGACATTTTTCAACAAAAAGATCGAGGCCTTCAAGGCCCAGTCAACCGATGGAAGCtctccttcaactcctgcTAAGAAGGTGACTC CTCGCAAGCGGGTCCCCAAACCCAAGAAAGGCGGatccgatgaagaggatgcctACGAGACGCCCAAGGTGACCCCTCGTAAGCGTCGCGCTCCTA AGACCCCCGACAGTGAGTCCAAGGCCGTCAAGAAGGAGCTCAGCGACGCCACCGTcaaagatgaggagatggacgaCGATGGCAATGTCACTGGAGAGATCTAG
- the APS2 gene encoding AP-2 complex subunit sigma — MLSFILIQNRQGKTRLAKWYAPFSDEQKIKLKGEVHRLVAPRDQKYQSNFVEFRNNKIVYRRYAGLFFCACVDTNDNELAYLEAIHFFVEVLDAFFGNVCELDLVFNFYKVYAILDEVFLAGEIEETSKQVVLTRLEHLDKLE; from the exons ATGCTCTCTTTTATCCTCATCCAGAACCGACA GGGCAAGACTCGTCTCGCGAAATGGTACGCCCCTTTTAGCGACGAGCAAAAGATCAAGCTCAAAGGCGAAGTCCATCGCCTCGTCGCACCCCGCGATCAAAAATATCAATCCAACTTTGTCGAGTTCCGCAACAACAAGATCGTCTACCGCCGCTACGCCGGTCTTTTCTTCTGCGCCTGCGTCGATACAAACGATAACGAGCTCGCCTACCTAGAGGCTATTCACTTCTTCGTCGAGGTCCTCGATGCCTTTTTCGGAAACGTCTGCgaacttgatcttgtttTCAACTTCTACAAGGTCTATGCGATTCTTGACGAGGTGTTTTTGGCGGGCGAGATTGAGGAGACGAGTAAACAGGTTGTGCTTACACGGTTGGAGCATCTCGACAAGTTAGAATAA
- a CDS encoding hypothetical protein (EggNog:ENOG41) — protein MGTPRDYYADLELPPTADAAEIRKQYRKLALKYHPDRNPGREAEVNTQFQIIQTAHEILSDPEQKAKHDALRGRGRFPGASGVKGNPWSNVSAQYPPPPRRNNANPRAPPSGAQRWQRFSTGVPPTAKQYTASDAESKKNAARAFENMRKGASAKANDQPRPPPPPPPPRTESARQRQEASFGARKTGFHPRTAGGDEPPVSSSNYSSRPASERYAQRFGSDIPQQEPPPIPQRPPPTAMPDPLSQFRDQDSTVDPRQSTPYASSNGGEKTNPFDGISITRAKSTREATRQGQSASKKEPFIFASRQRSASTPKGGKAQDVPLNDEAPEQPSIPRDPADRPKAPLKKTRSGFKSVPLGPSQQATEFPANDKPTDSPGGPTMYANPFSTTSSRPILKSSNKCRGHHGYDSLGNHCLYEIPFKPSQSSPSGRQDSTHQLTPFERQQQELLRQLINNASPDSPAKKPKLQDRDSKTPGMPNCANKVCSHSFSFPVNDDTFSRTSPDHHRFSRRSTDNINTSFADEEDAAGWEFNAGGAEQGSPSRPRKPGRQSPGKRPPMSGKSTPSFMSDAEKSDSAKPESAFNPAGWDFGPQTFVPQPSKSVSPTRSTRATSRKPKAAKTTSYVNLVDDSSSEDEVLEWRGRKVQEGPPAAESPQAMDIDTPPAPSSMPPPRPPKVPSPQPVQTTPSPQPAQPVNQPQQPVGTNQAPGAVPAPHAARNIHVEPTRPEWRPGNVDTVNGNEHRPESPVKAFNPNNMGSEDSEEFQASLADLRNVAPFTQQSSGLKSFSDLKDNLPFESKAAPQIPMKLPKVHPLIFPTAPTAPQIPAAATVNGVKPSALTWETYVKDFEQYLKQWDTFNAQVVDHFATRKSHITRTREEKGYSFLENRGDADIQEYYNWLEQDMDVRRRWAAACEEHEHRFREFMAFRIKMK, from the exons ATGGGTACACCCCGAGACTACTATGCAGACTTAGAGCTGCCGCCGACGGCAGACGCTGCGGAAATTCGAAAACAATATCGGAAACTTG CTCTCAAATATCATCCAGATCGTAATCCTGGACGAGAGGCAGAAGTGAACACACAGTTCCAGATCATTCAAACGGCGCACGAAATTCTTTCCGACCCTGAACAGAAGGCCAAGCACGATGCTTTGCGAGGGCGTGGTAGATTTCCAGGTGCTTCGGGTGTTAAGGGCAACCCGTGGTCAAATGTCAGCGCCCAGTATCCGCCCCCTCCTCGACGCAACAATGCAAATCCTCGAGCTCCGCCATCGGGCGCACAAAGATGGCAACGCTTTTCTACGGGAGTTCCTCCAACTGCAAAGCAGTATACAGCATCAGATGCCGAATCGAAGAAGAATGCTGCCCGAGCATTTGAAAATATGCGAAAGGGTGCATCTGCCAAAGCGAACGACCAACCACgacctccccctccccctccgcCACCACGGACTGAATCTGCCAGACAACGTCAAGAAGCCTCATTTGGTGCACGAAAGACAGGCTTCCATCCTCGGACAGCAGGGGGCGATGAGCCACCCGTATCAAGTAGCAACTACAGCTCGAGACCTGCTTCGGAACGATATGCACAGCGATTTGGCTCTGACATTCCACAACAAGAACCACCTCCTATTCCCCAACGGCCGCCTCCAACTGCGATGCCTGATCCGTTAAGCCAATTTAGAGACCAAGACAGCACAGTCGACCCCCGGCAAAGCACTCCTTATGCGTCGTCAAACGGAGGCGAAAAGACTAACCCATTCGATGGCATCTCAATAACCCGGGCTAAGAGTACTCGGGAAGCCACTCGCCAAGGCCAATCTGCCTCTAAAAAGGAACCTTTCATTTTCGCCAGCCGACAACGCAGCGCCAGTACACCGAAGGGTGGAAAGGCTCAGGACGTTCCTTTGAATGATGAGGCTCCTGAACAACCTTCGATACCTCGGGACCCGGCAGACCGCCCTAAGGCGCCGTTGAAGAAAACTCGCAGTGGCTTCAAGAGTGTTCCACTGGGACCTAGCCAGCAGGCCACCGAGTTTCCCGCAAATGATAAGC CAACTGATTCACCTGGTGGTCCAACAATGTATGCCAATCCATTTTCTACAACATCCAGCCGCCCAATCCTGAAGAGTTCCAACAAGTGTCGTGGTCACCACGGGTATGATTCCTTGGGGAATCATTGCCTATATGAAATTCCTTTCAAGCCTTCTCAGTCGTCGCCTAGTGGTAGACAGGATTCAACACATCAGTTGACTCCGTTTGAGCGCCAGCAACAGGAGCTCTTACGgcaactcatcaacaacgcgAGTCCTGACAGCCCTGCTAAGAAGCCGAAGCTCCAAGACCGCGACTCTAAAACCCCCGGCATGCCGAATTGTGCTAACAAAGTCTGCTCGCACAGCTTTAGTTTCCCTGTCAATGATGACACTTTCTCACGGACATCACCTGACCACCATCGGTTCTCCCGACGAAGTACTGACAATATTAACACTAGTTTCgctgacgaagaagatgctgctgGATGGGAGTTCAATGCTGGTGGAGCTGAACAGGGCAGCCCAAGTAGGCCCCGAAAGCCAGGCCGCCAATCCCCTGGGAAGCGTCCCCCAATGAGCGGCAAGAGTACACCAAGTTTCATGTCTGATGCTGAGAAATCCGACTCTGCTAAGCCCGAGTCGGCCTTTAACCCTGCAGGTTGGGACTTTGGTCCTCAAACATTTGTTCCTCAGCCCTCAAAGTCTGTATCTCCCACGCGGTCTACACGAGCAACCTCACGAAAGCCGAAGGCGGCCAAGACAACAAGCTATGTCAATCTTGTGgacgacagcagcagcgaagATGAGGTATTGGAATGGCGTGGCCGAAAGGTGCAAGAAGGACCACCTGCTGCTGAGAGTCCCCAGGCTATGGACATAGATACTCCTCCTGCGCCGTCTTCCATGCCGCCACCTCGACCCCCCAAGGTACCTTCGCCCCAGCCAGTTCAGACTACGCCTTCACCACAGCCTGCCCAGCCTGTGAACCAACCTCAGCAACCCGTTGGAACAAACCAGGCTCCGGGAGCGGTACCTGCTCCGCATGCTGCCCGAAACATCCACGTCGAACCCACCAGACCCGAGTGGCGGCCTGGCAATGTTGACACTGTCAATGGTAACGAGCACAGACCTGAGAGTCCCGTAAAGGCATTCAATCCGAACAACATGGGATCTGAAGATAGCGAAGAGTTCCAAGCAAGCTTGGCAGACCTCAGAAATGTGGCACCATTCACTCAACAGAGTTCCGGCTTGAAGTCTTTCTCTGACCTGAAGGACAATTTGCCATTTGAAAGCAAAGCAGCGCCTCAGATTCCAATGAAGCTACCCAAGGTCCACCCATTGATCTTTCCGACAGCACCTACTGCTCCCCAAATCCCAGCTGCGGCTACTGTCAACGGCGTTAAGCCGAGCGCGCTCACTTGGGAGACATATGTCAAAGACTTTGAGCAATACTTGAAGCAATGGGACACGTTCAACGCCCAAGTCGTCGACCATTTTGCCACCCGAAAGTCGCACATCACTCGTACCCGGGAAGAAAAGGGGTATTCATTCTTGGAGAACCGGGGTGATGCTGACATTCAGGAGTATTACAACTGGCTCGAACAGGATATGGATGTTCGTCGACGCTGGGCAGCTGCATGTGAGGAGCATGAGCACCGATTCCGAGAATTCATGGCGTTTCGAATTAAGATGAAGTAA
- a CDS encoding hypothetical protein (EggNog:ENOG41) — protein MADDQISLPYLLAILVVSGLIIRYLFFGGPSPPQPTRSPEAFLRSREIAVERIQQMFPQADRRSILWDLQRNGGNIQSTTERILAGRLDTPPVTFQPPPPPGQSAPSSSAATASRQPDKPAQPNLITRYNLKDKLDTASQEEQDVKGKGWSSNRDERQASLQRRRDEMILAARRKMEAKLAAEKAAQGS, from the exons ATGGCGGACGACCAAATCTCATTGCCATATCTACTGGCCATCCTGGTCGTCTCGGGATTGATAATACGATATCTGTTCTTTGGAGGACCGTCGCCACCTCAGCCCACACGATCCCCTGAAGCTTTCCTCCGGTCGAGAGAGATTGCGGTCGAGAGAATACAGCAAATGTTTCCGCAGGCGGATCGACGGAGTATTCTATGGGATCTCCAGCGCAACGGAGGAAACATCCAGAGCACGACAGAGCGAATACTAGCAGGACGACTGGACACG CCCCCCGTGACTTTCCAACCGCCGCCCCCTCCGGGCCAGTCCGCACCGAGCAGCAGCGCAGCGACGGCATCTCGACAGCCGGATAAGCCAGCGCAGCCGAATCTTATCACCCGGTATAACCTCAAGGACAAGTTGGATACTGCGTCgcaggaggagcaggacgtcaagggcaagggatGGAGCTCAAACAGAGACGAGAGGCAAGCTTCGCtgcagaggaggagggatGAGATGATTCTTGCGGCGCGGAGGAAGATGGAGGCTAAGCTCGCGGCTGAGAAGGCAGCTCAGGGGAGCTGA
- a CDS encoding hypothetical protein (EggNog:ENOG41~BUSCO:EOG09264PK5), producing the protein MAPGANLITKLKVQLKLTIARLRMVQQRDEQLGKTARRAMAQLLEAGKEDSARIRVENIIRSDITSELHEMLELYCELLLARAGLMEGHTVDPGLEEAIQSLIYAAPKTEIKELATVRTLFAEKYGKDYVLAATENTDGKVNEKVVKKLSVTPPREELVVGYLEEIARAYGVDWPKREAVSPPPELLDDDDDDDDDDQGGQKQKVLETPLAADSKDPVLNTPVKKLAGGGPTSPLTVTPPRMTTDNIHPKVTLGSVELKPSKKAEPAARKGEPDGSIPDLGDLERRFAALKKR; encoded by the exons ATGGCGCCAGGTGCTAATCTTATA ACAAAGCTCAAGGTTCAGCTAAAGCTCACCATCGCGAGGTTGCGCATGGTTCAACAGCGCGATGAGCAGCTTGGAAAGACAGCGCGACGAGCCATGGCTCAGCTCCTCGAGGCCGGAAAGGAAGACTCAGCCCGCATTCGCGTCGAGAACATCATTCGATCTGACATCACCTCCGAGCTTCACGAGATGCTCGAGCTTTACTGCGAATTGCTACTTGCTCGTGCTGGGCTGATGGAAGGTCATACTGTCGATCCTGGTTTGGAGGAGGCTATTCAGAGTCTGATATATGCAGCGCCCAAGACGGAGATTAAAGAGTTGGCTACGGTGAGGACGCTATTTGCGGAGAAGTATGGAAAGGACTATGTCCTTGCGGCGACGGAGAATACAGATGGAAAGGTCAACGAGAAGGTTGTCAAGAAACTCAGCGTCACGCCCCCGCGCGAAGAGCTTGTGGTGGGATACCTGGAAGAGATCGCCAGAGCATACGGAGTAGACTGGCCCAAGCGGGAAGCAGTCTCACCACCCCCCGAACtcctcgacgacgacgatgatgatgacgacgacgaccaAGGCGGCCAGAAGCAAAAGGTCCTCGAAACACCTCTCGCTGCAGATTCCAAAGATCCAGTGTTAAACACACCAGTCAAGAAGCTAGCTGGTGGCGGTCCCACGAGTCCTTTGACAGTGACACCGCCGCGGATGACGACCGACAACATACATCCCAAGGTGACGCTTGGTTCAGTAGAGCTGAAGCCGAGTAAGAAGGCGGAACCAGCAGCGAGAAAGGGCGAGCCTGATGGATCGATTCCGGATCTTGGGGACTTGGAGAGAAGGTTTGCGGCGCTGAAGAAGCGATGA